The following DNA comes from Polyangia bacterium.
ATGGTTCGGGCCGCCGTCGGAGACCAACTTTGGCGGCGGTTATCTGGCGGGCGATCTGCCGGCCTGCGAAGCGGCGGCGCGCGCCTTTGCCAGCGCGGTGATCGACGTCTGTCAGGCGCCGCTGCACGCCCGGGCCGCGCGCGGCGGCGGCGAGCTGGGGCCGGCGGCGACGGCGGTGCGCGCGGCGGGCGGGGCACCGTCGGGAAAATTTCAAGCGCTGGACACCGGCCAGCGGTTCAATGAAAAGCCCGATCACCTGACCCACCTGGTCGATGACCAGACGCTGGTGCGCAAGACACACCCTCGCATCATCGCGCGCGGCAAGCTGGATCTGCTGCAAGCGGCGTTGCTGGACGCGCAGGTGGCCGCCGACGCCGAGGAAGCACGGGCGCTGGTCGGCGAGCTCGGCGAATTGCTGGAGCTGGCGCGCGCCCTGGTCGGCGCCGAGGTCACCGGCCGCCCGCTGGCGCCAGTGCGCCTGTTCGGGATGAGCGGCCTCGAGATCCGCGACGCCACCCACCACACGCGCGAGCTTTACGGGGTGCCGTTCATGTACCCCGACGTGCGGCAGGGACCGCTCATCGCCAAGCTGAACCTGGCCCGGGCCATCGCACGCGAGGCGGAAGTGTCCGTGCTGCAGGCGTTCCCCGCGGCGACCGGCGGACCGACGGCACCGCCCGCGCGCGCGGATCTGGCCGAGGCGCTGAATCGGGTCTCATCGGCGTTGTACCTTCTGGCCTGCAAATACGTCGCTGGCCGCTATGAAGGCAACCGCCGCCCGAAAGGCCCGGTGCGCGGCTGGCGGCCGCCGGCGTGAAGCACGGTCTTGCAGCGGCGCGGCCCGAATGGAATGGTTCCCGGTGAGGATCGCCGCGCGCCATGACTGAAAAGCAAGAGCGGTTGGTGAAGGCCTACGACAGCGAGGCGTGGCCGCTTTACGGGGCGCGCTTTGCCGAGATGGTGTCGCGCGTGTTTTCACCGCGGCCTGCTTCGCGCGTGCTGGTGCTGGGCGCGGCGACCGGGACCTTGCCGCTGGCGCTGGCGCGGACGGTGGACAGCCAGAGCCGGCTGGTCACGTTCGAGACCTCGCCGACGCTGGCGACGCAGGCGCGGCGGCGCGTGGAGTCCGATCCGGCCACCGCCGCGCGGATCTTCGTCGGCGATCACGCCACGGTGCCGTTTCCCTTCGGCGCGGCTGGATTCGACAACGCCATCTGGAACGGCGGGGCCGGCGAAGGGATCACCGCCGACGAGGCGCTGTCCGAGCTGACGCGCGCCCTGCGGCCGGGTGGGCAGTTGATCGCGGCGCTGCCCCTGCGCGGGACCTGGGCCGAGCTTCTGGATATCTTTCGCGGCGTGCTGCGCGACAACCGCAAGACCGAGAGCGTGGCGGCGCTGGATCGCTA
Coding sequences within:
- the eutL gene encoding ethanolamine utilization microcompartment protein EutL — encoded protein: MKLDLPPVKPRALSVRRIPEAAPALAASLGLPAARRSLGIITATSDDALFAALDQGTKASPADVVYAKSFYAGSGYPSGPLSGECIGIYAGVDPAEVDAALAACLGYLENEAWFYAVETAEDPTRPVIFFPHVIASLGRYLAPLADVPEGSAMAYLIAPPLESIVGVDAACKGAPVRLAKWFGPPSETNFGGGYLAGDLPACEAAARAFASAVIDVCQAPLHARAARGGGELGPAATAVRAAGGAPSGKFQALDTGQRFNEKPDHLTHLVDDQTLVRKTHPRIIARGKLDLLQAALLDAQVAADAEEARALVGELGELLELARALVGAEVTGRPLAPVRLFGMSGLEIRDATHHTRELYGVPFMYPDVRQGPLIAKLNLARAIAREAEVSVLQAFPAATGGPTAPPARADLAEALNRVSSALYLLACKYVAGRYEGNRRPKGPVRGWRPPA
- a CDS encoding methyltransferase domain-containing protein, which translates into the protein MTEKQERLVKAYDSEAWPLYGARFAEMVSRVFSPRPASRVLVLGAATGTLPLALARTVDSQSRLVTFETSPTLATQARRRVESDPATAARIFVGDHATVPFPFGAAGFDNAIWNGGAGEGITADEALSELTRALRPGGQLIAALPLRGTWAELLDIFRGVLRDNRKTESVAALDRYLETLLEGDAPAAALERAGLRDVQMTVERWELLFKSAREFFFAPVIELLPLARWKAIAGRGDEMQDIFFFIKEAIDAYFAGGVFAVSVVAGCVTGTKV